One part of the Chryseobacterium sp. 7 genome encodes these proteins:
- a CDS encoding AraC family transcriptional regulator produces MSELENILREITPLSPEDSFLVFDRIKASFDFPYHYHPEIEINFIYKGKGYRRMIGDHTGEIGNIELVLVGPNLPHCWANYKCKNRKTHEITIQFNQDFFQQSLMEKNILKPINNLMKDSIKGILFSTETAEKLKDSFLNLSKMNSFESFIEIMKILNELAVAENKTLLSSYSIELESFADNDKMKVIHDFVHKNFENKITLDKVASLVNMSNVTFNRFIKKRTGKTFINYLNEIRISYAARWLMEKNLTVFEIAFEAGFNNIANFNKVFKSIKKTTPTEFKEQFKGVKKIE; encoded by the coding sequence ATGAGCGAATTAGAAAATATTCTGAGAGAAATAACTCCACTGTCTCCTGAGGATAGTTTTCTCGTATTCGACAGGATTAAAGCTTCTTTTGACTTCCCGTATCATTATCATCCGGAAATTGAAATCAACTTTATCTATAAAGGAAAAGGGTATCGCAGAATGATTGGAGACCACACAGGTGAAATTGGAAATATAGAGCTGGTATTGGTTGGCCCTAATTTACCACATTGCTGGGCCAATTATAAATGCAAAAACAGAAAGACTCACGAGATCACCATACAATTCAATCAGGATTTCTTTCAACAGTCACTGATGGAGAAAAATATCCTGAAACCAATCAATAATCTGATGAAAGATTCTATCAAGGGAATTCTTTTCTCAACAGAAACGGCTGAAAAACTAAAAGATTCGTTTCTCAATCTGTCCAAAATGAACAGTTTTGAGTCTTTTATAGAAATTATGAAAATCTTGAATGAACTGGCCGTTGCAGAAAACAAAACCCTTCTGTCTTCCTACAGCATAGAGCTTGAATCTTTTGCAGATAATGATAAAATGAAGGTTATTCATGACTTTGTCCATAAAAATTTTGAGAATAAAATAACACTGGATAAAGTGGCTTCATTGGTGAATATGAGTAATGTAACTTTCAACAGATTTATCAAAAAAAGAACAGGAAAAACATTCATTAACTATCTGAATGAGATAAGAATCAGTTACGCCGCACGCTGGCTGATGGAAAAAAATCTTACGGTTTTTGAAATTGCTTTTGAAGCTGGGTTTAATAATATTGCGAACTTCAACAAGGTATTTAAATCCATCAAAAAGACAACGCCAACAGAATTTAAAGAACAATTTAAAGGCGTGAAAAAAATTGAATAA
- a CDS encoding helix-turn-helix domain-containing protein encodes MPQPLIFEDQYKRLGLEVFSEENLENFNGNRFSTDIKVFFIPSGYELTVDFNHYKIKTPSLFFLTNQHLNIQKGKDESILLFYNRDFYCIQIHDKEVACDGLLFHNVFEIPFVELDDSETSLIKGLFQNIQDELKWKDSSAEEMIRTYVKQIIIRATRKWKKQNLDNNSVRIPGSELDIFRDFSRHLEIHFREKHNVAEYAELLHIAPKTLTHKFKNLNLESPNQFIINRILLEAKRLLFYTDKPVKEIAYDLGYEDPAYFNRLFTNKTGSTPSNFKKNYSSGKKYNI; translated from the coding sequence ATGCCGCAACCGCTTATTTTTGAAGATCAATATAAAAGACTCGGACTGGAGGTATTTTCGGAAGAAAATCTGGAGAATTTCAACGGAAATCGGTTCAGTACAGATATTAAAGTATTTTTTATTCCTTCCGGATATGAACTTACGGTAGACTTTAATCATTACAAAATAAAGACTCCTTCATTATTTTTTTTGACAAACCAGCATCTGAATATCCAAAAAGGAAAAGATGAATCTATACTTCTTTTCTACAACCGTGATTTCTACTGCATCCAGATTCATGATAAAGAAGTAGCTTGCGATGGGCTCCTTTTTCATAATGTTTTTGAAATTCCTTTTGTGGAGCTTGATGATTCTGAAACGAGTCTTATAAAAGGACTGTTCCAAAACATTCAGGATGAGCTTAAATGGAAAGACTCTTCTGCCGAAGAAATGATCAGAACCTATGTAAAACAGATCATCATCCGGGCTACCAGAAAGTGGAAGAAACAAAATTTAGATAATAACTCTGTCAGAATTCCAGGCAGCGAACTTGATATTTTCCGAGACTTCAGCAGACATCTGGAAATCCATTTCAGAGAGAAACATAATGTAGCAGAATATGCAGAACTGCTTCACATAGCACCGAAAACCTTAACCCATAAATTTAAAAATTTAAATCTGGAGTCTCCCAATCAGTTTATCATCAACAGGATTTTACTGGAAGCTAAAAGATTACTGTTTTATACAGATAAGCCCGTAAAGGAAATTGCCTACGATCTCGGCTATGAAGATCCTGCTTATTTTAACCGTCTTTTCACCAATAAAACAGGAAGTACACCTTCCAATTTCAAAAAAAATTACTCCTCGGGAAAAAAGTACAATATTTAA
- a CDS encoding OsmC family protein → MRRNATAVWNGTIKEGKGHLTTQSTTLNQTQYSFNSRFADGVGTNPEELLAAAHAGCFTMKLDAELSQAGYNPEELKTTSVITLDPNIGKITKSELTLTAKVPGISEEEFQKFAKIAEEGCPVSAAFNFEITLNATLEN, encoded by the coding sequence ATGAGACGTAACGCAACAGCCGTTTGGAACGGTACCATCAAAGAAGGAAAAGGACATTTAACTACTCAGAGTACCACTTTAAATCAGACTCAATATTCTTTCAACAGCCGTTTTGCAGATGGTGTTGGGACAAACCCTGAAGAATTACTTGCAGCAGCTCACGCTGGATGTTTCACTATGAAACTGGATGCGGAATTATCACAGGCAGGTTACAACCCTGAAGAATTAAAAACAACTTCTGTAATCACTCTTGACCCAAACATTGGAAAAATTACAAAATCTGAACTGACTCTTACTGCTAAAGTTCCGGGAATCTCAGAAGAAGAATTCCAGAAATTCGCTAAGATTGCTGAAGAAGGATGCCCCGTAAGTGCCGCTTTCAACTTTGAAATTACATTGAATGCTACTTTAGAAAATTAA
- a CDS encoding TetR/AcrR family transcriptional regulator has protein sequence MSKAEKTKQHIIEKTATLFNTKGYISTSLSDITQATGLTKGSIYGNFENKDEVAIEVYKYNAGLLGKTLSRSFSDEFPTSLDKLHAFVDFYRKKWKFVFANGGCPLMNAATEADDSFPALKTQVKRSFEQWMIKISGSITEGQKNGEIDKKINADQYASLFIMLIEGGILLSKTMGDQSFLNNALDKVSSMIDHELNILPS, from the coding sequence ATGTCGAAGGCAGAAAAAACAAAACAGCATATCATCGAGAAAACAGCGACTCTTTTTAATACGAAGGGTTATATTTCCACATCGCTGTCTGACATTACACAAGCAACAGGGCTGACGAAAGGGAGTATCTATGGAAATTTTGAAAACAAAGATGAAGTCGCGATTGAAGTTTATAAATACAATGCAGGATTATTGGGTAAAACCCTCAGTCGCTCTTTTAGCGATGAGTTCCCTACTTCTCTGGATAAGCTTCATGCTTTTGTAGATTTTTATAGAAAAAAATGGAAATTTGTTTTTGCCAACGGCGGATGTCCTTTAATGAATGCTGCAACAGAAGCAGATGATTCTTTTCCTGCTTTAAAAACCCAGGTTAAAAGATCTTTTGAACAGTGGATGATCAAGATATCAGGTTCTATTACCGAAGGGCAAAAGAATGGTGAAATTGATAAAAAAATCAATGCTGATCAATACGCTTCCCTATTCATCATGCTTATTGAAGGCGGAATTCTGCTTTCAAAAACAATGGGTGACCAGAGCTTTCTCAACAATGCTTTAGATAAGGTTAGCAGTATGATTGATCATGAACTCAATATTCTTCCATCATAA
- a CDS encoding acetyl-CoA C-acetyltransferase, translating into METKKVAIVGYNRIPFARMNTAYSEQGNQDLLLASLNGLISRYHLKGKRLGEVAGGAVIKHISESNLIRETVMNTTLDPATPACDLQQACDTGIEAAIYIGNKIALGQIESGIACGVEAMSNIPFESSPRLRKALLKANKEKSAFGKLKQLLSPRLKDWMPIPYKGQEPKTGLVMGEHTEITAKYYNIPRKEQDELALKSHQNMAKAYDEGFFDDMITPAFGLDKDNNLRRDSSFEKLSQIKPAFDKQNGTLTAGNSTPFTDGASAVLLASEEWAKANNLPILAYISFSEVAGIEYVENKQDLLLAPVFAAERMLKKANMNLSDFDYYEIHEAFAAQVLATIKIWENDELAQKFGLEKALGKIDRSKLNVKGGSLAAAHPFAATGGRIIATLAKLLNEKGTGKGFISICAARGQGVTMILEK; encoded by the coding sequence ATGGAAACAAAAAAAGTGGCTATTGTGGGATACAACAGAATCCCTTTCGCCAGAATGAATACCGCTTATTCGGAACAGGGAAACCAGGATCTGCTTCTTGCTTCTCTTAACGGATTGATAAGCCGTTATCATTTAAAAGGAAAACGACTGGGAGAAGTTGCCGGAGGTGCTGTGATTAAACACATTTCTGAAAGCAACCTCATCAGAGAAACAGTGATGAATACTACTCTTGACCCTGCAACTCCTGCATGTGATCTTCAGCAGGCATGTGATACAGGTATTGAAGCGGCCATTTATATCGGAAATAAAATTGCATTAGGACAGATAGAATCGGGTATTGCATGCGGAGTGGAAGCTATGAGCAATATTCCGTTTGAGTCTTCACCAAGATTAAGAAAAGCCTTGTTAAAAGCTAATAAAGAAAAATCAGCATTTGGAAAATTAAAACAACTACTAAGCCCAAGACTGAAAGATTGGATGCCTATTCCATACAAAGGACAGGAACCCAAAACAGGTCTGGTAATGGGTGAACATACAGAAATTACAGCAAAATATTATAATATTCCCAGAAAAGAACAGGACGAATTGGCTTTAAAAAGTCATCAGAATATGGCAAAAGCGTATGATGAAGGATTCTTTGATGATATGATCACTCCGGCTTTTGGCTTAGATAAAGATAATAACTTAAGACGCGACAGCAGTTTTGAAAAGCTTTCACAAATAAAACCTGCATTTGATAAACAGAACGGAACTCTGACGGCAGGAAACTCAACACCTTTTACAGATGGAGCTTCAGCGGTATTGCTGGCCAGTGAAGAATGGGCAAAAGCCAACAATCTTCCCATTTTAGCTTATATTAGTTTTTCTGAGGTGGCAGGAATAGAATACGTAGAAAATAAACAGGATCTGCTTCTTGCCCCTGTTTTCGCCGCAGAAAGAATGCTTAAAAAAGCAAACATGAATTTGTCTGATTTTGATTATTACGAAATTCATGAAGCATTTGCAGCACAGGTTTTAGCCACCATAAAAATCTGGGAAAATGATGAGCTTGCGCAAAAATTCGGATTGGAAAAAGCCTTGGGAAAAATAGACAGAAGTAAGTTGAATGTAAAAGGAGGAAGCCTTGCAGCAGCCCACCCATTTGCAGCAACAGGAGGAAGAATTATCGCAACACTGGCAAAACTGCTCAACGAAAAAGGCACCGGAAAAGGGTTTATATCCATCTGTGCAGCACGTGGACAGGGAGTAACCATGATTTTAGAAAAGTAA
- a CDS encoding PaaI family thioesterase, which translates to MDRLAQLKKFIGKEFDQSPSPFMKWLNPIVLSVEEGQLEFQYTIRPEWLNPIGNLHGGVTAAIIDDIIGATMFSLNENSFITTINNVIDYFSTAKENDNIVAETKIIKRGKQFVNAQCEIWNADKTRLIARGTSNLFKINN; encoded by the coding sequence ATGGATAGATTAGCACAATTAAAAAAATTCATCGGAAAAGAATTTGACCAGTCACCATCTCCATTTATGAAATGGCTGAATCCTATTGTTCTTTCCGTAGAAGAAGGACAACTGGAATTTCAATATACCATAAGACCGGAATGGCTGAATCCGATAGGAAATCTTCACGGCGGAGTTACCGCTGCTATTATAGATGATATCATTGGTGCCACTATGTTTTCTTTAAATGAAAATTCTTTTATTACTACTATAAATAATGTCATTGATTATTTCTCAACTGCAAAAGAAAATGATAATATTGTAGCCGAAACTAAAATCATTAAAAGGGGAAAGCAGTTTGTAAATGCTCAGTGCGAAATATGGAATGCAGATAAGACCCGTTTAATAGCGAGGGGAACCTCGAATTTATTCAAAATCAATAACTAA
- the fabF gene encoding beta-ketoacyl-ACP synthase II codes for MKRVVITGLGAVTPLGNNVEEFWQNSINGVSGANKITHFDTEKFKVHFACEVKNFDPKAHLTHNEIKRSDLFSQYAMYSTAEALKDSGLELENMDPFDVGVIWGTGQGGMWTFESEVMNFAAGDGTPRFNPFFVPKFIANMASGMISMKYGLQGINYTTVSACATGNTALMDAFNYIRLGKAKVIVSGGSEAAISPASIGGFSIMKAMSTRNDDFATASRPYDAERDGFVMGEGSGTLILEEYEHAKARGAKIYAELVGAAMTADAYHMTAPHPDGVGAIKAMQLALNEAEINVDDIDYINPHATSTPLGDLVELNGINKLFKGSKNLDISATKSMTGHLLGAAGAVEAILSIKAIQNGIIPPTINLHSIDENIPKDINIVFGEAKEKDITYALSNAFGFGGHNATLIFKKFI; via the coding sequence ATGAAAAGAGTTGTCATTACAGGTCTCGGCGCAGTGACGCCTTTGGGAAATAATGTCGAAGAATTTTGGCAAAACAGTATCAATGGAGTGAGTGGAGCAAACAAAATCACCCATTTTGACACAGAAAAGTTTAAAGTACATTTTGCTTGTGAGGTTAAAAACTTTGATCCAAAAGCTCATTTAACACACAACGAAATCAAAAGAAGTGATTTATTTTCACAATATGCAATGTACTCTACTGCGGAGGCGTTGAAAGATTCCGGGCTTGAACTGGAAAATATGGACCCATTTGATGTAGGGGTTATCTGGGGAACAGGACAAGGAGGAATGTGGACTTTCGAAAGCGAGGTCATGAATTTTGCAGCAGGCGACGGAACCCCAAGATTCAATCCTTTCTTCGTGCCGAAATTTATTGCCAATATGGCTTCGGGAATGATTTCCATGAAATATGGCCTTCAGGGAATCAATTATACAACTGTTTCTGCATGTGCAACAGGAAATACGGCATTAATGGATGCCTTCAACTATATCCGTCTTGGAAAAGCAAAAGTAATTGTAAGCGGTGGTTCTGAGGCTGCTATTTCTCCGGCTTCTATCGGAGGATTTTCCATTATGAAAGCGATGTCTACACGAAATGACGATTTTGCAACCGCCAGCCGTCCTTACGATGCAGAAAGAGATGGTTTTGTGATGGGTGAAGGTTCCGGAACTTTGATTCTGGAAGAATATGAACATGCCAAAGCAAGAGGAGCAAAAATCTATGCAGAATTGGTAGGTGCTGCCATGACAGCGGATGCCTATCATATGACGGCACCTCATCCTGATGGTGTTGGAGCAATCAAAGCCATGCAGTTGGCTCTTAACGAAGCAGAAATCAATGTAGATGATATTGATTATATTAATCCTCATGCCACTTCTACTCCTCTTGGAGATCTGGTAGAGTTGAACGGAATTAATAAATTATTTAAAGGAAGCAAGAATCTTGATATCAGTGCAACGAAATCCATGACAGGCCACCTGTTGGGAGCTGCCGGGGCTGTGGAAGCCATTCTTTCCATTAAAGCGATTCAAAACGGAATTATTCCGCCAACCATTAACCTTCATTCTATTGATGAGAATATCCCGAAAGACATCAATATTGTATTTGGAGAAGCAAAAGAAAAAGATATTACCTATGCTTTAAGTAATGCTTTTGGCTTTGGAGGACATAATGCTACTTTAATTTTTAAGAAATTCATATAA